In Humulus lupulus chromosome 6, drHumLupu1.1, whole genome shotgun sequence, a single genomic region encodes these proteins:
- the LOC133783408 gene encoding LEAF RUST 10 DISEASE-RESISTANCE LOCUS RECEPTOR-LIKE PROTEIN KINASE-like 2.1 → MKKKNKKTFPLMIIMLCRRLLKQEALLLIFQVLTLLHASIYAANIRPVCSSSCGSFSNIKSPFRFTTDPSSCGDFRYNLSCENNITVLNLPIGYIPPTLYQRYYVLAINYDNYTIRVVDPNFHKLHQNYSSFFTNNTLSLGDFNLYDTSYAATILLDFNSREMTRDIAKTLVLISCERVVMNSSYYIDAAPCISSHYNNDNSSFIYPYFILNANDMNPSELDESCFTHQVTLIDGESFHGSQATCYDIKKQLSRGFQLSWIRSFDKTGTAGFCALNEKSNKVRCEYGQRFCEVTFEILFRQAMFYTKYYLYENGRYKYTVGFLGPRAIPGFLFFICLLVYKWRRRHLSMYDGIEDFLQSHNNLMPIRYSYRDIRKMTKGFKEKLGEGGFGTVYKGQLSSGPFVAVKMLEKSKTNGQDFINEVATIGRIHHVNVVRLIGFCVEGARQALIYDFMSNGSLEKYIFSREKMSVSLSYTKVFEISLGIARGIEYLHQGCDMQILHFDIKPHNILLDENFIPKISDFGLARSCSLDNSLVSLTVARGTIGYIAPELFYKNIGRVSNKADVYSFGMMLMEMANQRKNVNALTKNSSHVYIPLLIHKQFNKGNDIEVDEHVTEEESKTIKKMAIVALWCIQLKPCDRPTMSQAIEMLESNLECLQVPPNLHLYPQEAESNNNEDAENSFSLTLSQEYSTDDN, encoded by the exons atgaaaaaaaaaaacaaaaaaactttCCCATTGATGATCATAATGTTGTGCAGACGATTATTGAAGCAGGAGGCTCTTTTACTTATATTTCAGGTCCTGACGTTGCTCCATGCGAGTATCTACGCAGCGAATATCAGACCTGTTTGTTCTTCCTCATGCGGGAGCTTCTCTAATATAAAATCTCCTTTCCGATTCACCACTGATCCCTCCAGCTGTGGAGATTTCAGGTACAATCTTTCTTGCGAGAACAACATTACAGTCTTAAACTTGCCTATTGGTTATATCCCCCCCACGCTATATCAAAGATACTACGTACTGGCGATCAACTATGACAACTATACGATTCGAGTTGTTGATCCCAATTTTCACAAACTTCATCAAAACTACTCATCCTTCTTCACCAACAATACTTTGTCCCTTGGAGACTTCAATTTATATGATACTTCTTATGCAGCAACAATTCTTTTAGACTTCAATTCTCGTGAGATGACGCGAGATATTGCCAAAACTTTAGTGTTGATTAGCTGTGAAAGAGTAGTGATGAATTCTTCTTATTATATCGATGCAGCTCCTTGCATATCAAGTCATTATAACAATGATAATAGCAGTTTCATTTATCCTTATTTTATATTGAATGCTAATGATATGAATCCTTCTGAGTTGGATGAGTCCTGCTTCACACATCAAGTGACTCTCATTGATGGTGAAAGCTTTCATGGATCCCAAGCCACCTGTTATGACATCAAGAAACAGTTATCTCGTGGGTTTCAGCTTTCATGGATTCGGAGTTTTGACAAAACAGGGACTGCAGGGTTTTGTGCCCTTAATGAAAAGTCCAACAAAGTCCGTTGTGAATATGGTCAACGATTTTGTGAGG TGACGTTCGAAATACTTTTTCGCCAGGctatgttttacacaaaat ACTACTTATATGAGAACGGACGTTACAAATACACTG TGGGATTCTTGGGACCAAGAGCAATACctggatttttattttttatttgcctATTGGTGTATAAATGGAGAAGACGACATTTATCAATGTACGATGGCATCGAAGATTTCCTCCAAAGTCATAACAACCTCATGCCTATAAGATATTCTTATCGAGACATTAGGAAGATGACCAAAGGATTTAAAGAGAAACTAGGTGAAGGAGGGTTTGGCACTGTGTATAAAGGACAACTTTCTAGTGGTCCCTTTGTTGCAGTCAAAATGTTGGAAAAATCCAAGACTAATGGGCAAGATTTCATCAATGAGGTTGCTACCATAGGTAGGATTCATCATGTGAATGTGGTGCGATTAATTGGGTTTTGTGTTGAAGGTGCAAGACAGGCTCTTATATATGATTTCATGTCAAATGGATCCctagaaaaatacattttttcacGAGAAAAAATGTCTGTCTCTTTAAGTTATACCAAAGTGTTTGAGATCTCACTTGGAATAGCTCGCGGTATTGAGTATCTTCATCAGGGTTGTGACATGCAGATTCTTCATTTCGACATTAAGCCTCACAATATTCTACTTGATGAAAATTTTATTCCAAAAATTTCTGATTTTGGGCTAGCAAGATCATGTTCGTTGGATAATAGCTTAGTATCTTTAACAGTTGCAAGAGGAACCATAGGATATATAGCTCCGGAATTATTCTATAAAAATATTGGAAGAGTTTCGAACAAAGCTGATGTGTACAGTTTTGGTATGATGTTAATGGAAATGGCAAACCAACGAAAAAATGTGAATGCACTTACTAAAAACTCAAGCCATGTGTATATTCCTTTATTGATACACAAGCAATTCAATAAAGGAAATGACATAGAAGTGGATGAACATGTGACAGAAGAAGAATCAAAGACAATAAAAAAGATGGCCATAGTTGCGCTGTGGTGTATACAACTAAAGCCTTGTGATCGTCCTACAATGAGCCAAGCCATAGAAATGCTTGAAAGTAACTTAGAGTGCCTACAGGTGCCCCCAAATCTCCATCTATATCCTCAAGAGGCCGAGAGCAATAATAACGAAGATGCAGAGAACTCTTTCTCATTAACATTGTCTCAAGAGTATTCTACAGATGACAATTAA